The Musa acuminata AAA Group cultivar baxijiao chromosome BXJ3-6, Cavendish_Baxijiao_AAA, whole genome shotgun sequence region atttttgttaatttttaACTGTCTTTGTGCATGTGTTTTAAGTTATTTCTTTCTGTCTATATAGTCTTTCTTTGGTTTAGATTATAAGCAGTATCTCTGGCTGCCTAGTTCAAGTGCTATTCAGAATATTGAGGAAGATTTTGTAAGGCCATTAATGTGACATTGTCTGACACCAGCTTCTGGCTTCCATGTGATCTTTCATAGTATAACTAACTAGTTCTTAAGACAAGCAACTTGATAAAACAGTTTAAAGATCCTAAATTTCTTTTGTGacaataatataattttcatGCACTTTTCATTGCCCCAAAGTTACCGAAACAGAATCTGGGATTCTAAGTCTAGCAGCATTTGACGCTTTCTTGATTATATCAGTTTTAGGGTTCAAAACACAATGAAAAATCTGCATTATTATACCCCATATAGCAGGTGTAAATATTCCTATCAAATAAGTGCATGGATTATTGATTTCCAGTGTGGATTCTGCCGCTGACAGTTTCAAAGGTCTTAGGAGGTGGCAGCAATTAGCCCAGTGGCAATGATGATGGTGTCTAAGAAcacaaagaaggaagaggagcagGATTGCATAGAGCAAGACAGAGGAGAGTGAGGAgagattgtgtgtgtgtgtgtgtgagagagagagagagagagagagggagggagtccTGTTTCACCGCCACAAAGAAAACTTGAGAAAGATTGCAGGCCCTAACTTATATAAATTTTATCTCAGCCATTAGAACAAATAAATGACTAAGATTAAAGTTCAAATAGTTAACAGCTGAGATTGATGGGCTTGGATTGGTCAAAATAACTGTGGGCTGAGATGAATGGGCTTGAAGTTGAGCTGGTGAATCGAGCTCTTAACGAGCCAAACACAAACTAACTCGGTCCTGTTTGTGTAAGGCTTCTTAATGCTTCAAAAATCTGTGGGCTGTCTGGGCTTATCTCAAATGCTTTTTAAGTGGATGAATCTTGTGTCGGCAAGTGGTTCGAGTTCGAGTTGCTCATTAAAGTCTAGCTGGTTTTTAACTCTAGTTTAGTTAGAGTGCTTGAGAGGAACTTTCTGACCTCTGGCCCTCTTGCTTCTGGATTTGATTTGAGTTCATTTAATTTTACTTTTATTTAACTTATAACTTGTTTTTTTTTATGCAACATGTGACATCGTACTTTTGATATAAACTTGTACCCAAAATATAATAATCTCTCTGACAAATATGTACATCTGATGTTGCTTATCATCCAAAATTGTCATACACATATTGGGCAGTGTTCTTAGAAAACGTGCACAAAATTTTGGCTTATTTTGTGCAGATTTTCCTCCTTGGGTTCTTATAATAATGGAAATTGAAAGCTCTGGGTTTTCAGTTGTGAGTtttatcacttaagttttcttgtTGTTTTGTGATGTTTGCATTTCATGTTCTAGTCATTAAGAACTCAGACAAATTTCTGACAGTTCAAACATCCTCCCTGGTAGTCCTTGACTCGTGACAAtaggatttttttattttgaacaatttGTCAGGATACAGTCAAACAATATAGTACATTTCACTCTCTCTATGGTATGGGTATATATATTTCAATAACATGCTAATTCACTTTTTGTCAATTTATGTTGGTGATTGTGGCAATTGAAAGTTGTCAAATTGGCTTCTTGCAGTACCATATGAATCAGGAAGTGGCTGAACAGGAATTCCTGTATGCTGATCACTATGAAAGCAACCACCCCAATGGGGCTCATGATGCTGCTGTGACCTGCCTGGAAGGGCCATATCATTTTGATTATCAGCAATACAATATGCATCAAGAACTGTCGCATGATCTTTATATCAACCCTACTGAGCAGAACACCCAAGATGTGTTCCCCCATATTTCAGATGTACTGCCAGCTATTTGCCCTCCACCTTCTGCATTTTTAAGGCCAAAGTGTGCTCTTTGGGATTGTCCAAGGCCTGCTCAAGGCTCAGAATGGTGCCAAGACTATTGCAGCAGCTTCCATGCCACTCTAGCAATTAATGAAGGCCCACCTGGTATGACACCAGTGCTGCGCCCTGGAGGTATCAACCTAAAGGATGGTCCACTTTTTGCTGCTCTTAGTGCAAAAGTACAAGGAAAAAATGTTGGTATTCCAGTATGTGAAGGTGCTGCAACTTCAAAGTCTCCATGGAATGCTCCAGGTATGGTTGTACCGCATCTTCAGAGACATTTAATACTGCTCTTTTGTTCATGATTTCAAGTCAGCCAGTCAACTCATTTGAGAACCATTTTCTGAATGGATGGTGGAGTCTTTTTTCCTCCTTTCAATGAATTTCATCTGATCGCCAAGAATTTTTGTGTATTGGTGCAGATCTATTTGATCTTTGTGTTCTTGAAGGCGAATCACTTAGAGAATGGCTTTTTTTCGACAAGCCAAGGAGAGCATTTGAGAGTGGTAACCGGAAGCAAAGGTCACTGCCAGATTATAATGGACGTGGTTGGCATGAATCTAGAAAGCAGGTAATGAAGGAATATGGGGGTTTAAAAAGGTCCTATTACATGGATCCACAACCACTCACTCACTACGAGTGGCATCTGTATGAATATGAGATCAATGATTGTGAAGTGTTCGCGTTATATAGGCTAGAATTCAAACTCGTCGATTCAAAGAAAAGTGCCAAAGCCAAGTTGACCAGTAATTCACTTGTGGATCTGCAGCAGCAGATGGGGAGGCTCAAAGCAGACAACAGTGTGGATTACACAAAGAATACCAAGAGCAGGACAAAAGCTAATCAGAAAGACATTGCTGGAAGCTTTTATACAGCTTCAGGTGTGGCAGATCAGAAGGAGAATTCTCTTGCATGCTTCCAGCCAGATGGCTTTTCTAGATGAGAAATCTGGTTCTGGGCCCAACATCCAATATACTTATCCTATCGCTAGCTTGAATAACAGTTATGGATCATAAGAGAATATAACTAACCTGAAGCTGCTGCATCTCCATAGTGAGTGTTCTCTCACTCCTTATAATAATTTGTTTTGCCTCAAATGTCAGTGTGCCGCCTTGCTGTTTGTTTCAACTAATTGGTCGCATTTGCCTGACTAAGTTTTTGGTATTAAATAACATCATATATAGCTATGGTGTTGAGAACTGGAATCTGTTAAAAAAAGATCATGTTGAAGCAGAGTGCTTTATTATTTTCAAAGCTGGAGTATGTTACCTACTGTTCTCCAGGTTTTGGATGTCTTTTAACAAGAAGGGCAACTAACTGGTTGGTGCACAGCTTTTCAGAATGGTAGATGCAAAGTTGCACCAAACATTGTATATTTTTCCTGGTTTCCATGATATGCTATGTTTTCCTGAAATTTCAAGAAAACCTAACTAGTTTTGTGGTTCTGAGGATATATATCTGGATCCTTTTGTACTTTAGGGTCTCTAAGTCAGGATAAAGCCTGTACAAAATTGTTTCTGCATTTGAAAGCTACTTTGTGTTTTAAAGGTTACAGCCCAGAACGACAATTAATGTTCCTTTTATGACAGTTTTTCTCTTGGTTGCAATACTATATAAGTTATATGTGAAACAGCCGGATTATACAATTGCAATTGTTCTGCCGTCGATTGTTTGTGAAAATATGAATTGTCCATTCCTAGTAATTATTGTCTCTCAGAATATGTTAAATTGAAAAGAAGTGAAATTTGATTGTCATGTTATTCTATAGATCAACATCTGATACTGGTGACACTACTGTTTTTGTTGTGTGTTCTTCTCTGTTTCTGAAAGTTTCTACAACATAGCATTTGATAATCTTTTGGATCCTTTAATGATTCTCttcatttgatttttattttgtgCTACTTGAGTGCACAAAAAAATTGTTACATAAAATTGTTCAATAAGCATATCTAAATATGCTTATTGAGATGCAATAATAATCAAAATTTGGAAGACATTTGAAGTACCTGCAAGTGCAGTAATCAGTGTTACGGTATTATCAACTGGTCTGATGGTTCTAATCTATGGGATGGATCACACAGCTTAAGAGGTAAAGTCATAGTGCAGAATAGTCCTCGAACTGAAGTCTAATTTTTTTAGAACAGCTGTTTTCTATTACACCACACAATGGTAGTTAATTATGGTATTGACGGAGATTAAGATACAGAAACTACGTGTGCTTTTAAGTCAAACAGGCTGTCATTTGCTTTACTGAAGCTCATATGATGTGACCGAGTGAGCAAATTATGATGCCTCTAAAAGTCAACCAACCTGACTTGTTGAGTAAGCAAATTCCATGCGTAGAGAAAAGGGTGCATATGAGGGGCATGGATACTGTTCTCTTGAGATGCTCAGCAATGGTCATGAAGCCAAAGAAGCATATGAACCTAAGAATAGTAAACAAAGCAAAAGACTGCAACTTTATTCCATTACTTTCGATACTCCACTCACTTACTCCTTATTCCATGTAACTCATGTCATAAggttctcttatatatatatatatatatacatatatatatagatatatacatatatatatataaatacatatatatatatatatatacatatatatatacatatacatatatatatacatacatatatatatatatatatatatacatatatatatatatacatatatatatatatatatatacatatatatatatatatatatacatatatatatatatacatatatatatatatagttaatcaaatgaaaaaaataaggaaaaaaaaaatagaaagaggAGGATAAGGTTCACATCCAACTTGGAAGGCAAAGAAGGCTTCGAATCCTATTCCCACTCCTTATGGATTCCTTACCTCTGGATTAGCAATGGTCATGAAGCCAAAGAAGCATATGAACATAAGAATAGTAAACAAAGCAAAAGACTGCAACTTTATTCCATTACTTTCGATACTCCACTCACTGACTCCTTGTTCCATGTAACTCATGTCATAAggttctcttatatatatatatatatatatatatatatatatatatatatattttgcaagtgtcctgatctttccttacagtaattttatctctacatttgctttgaatatgaggaactttgaattgttctaaccttgcatttgatatatctcttgtttaaacgtaatgattcgaatctgtgcaacttccgagattctgacctttctaccttgttatggttataacttcatgtattgacctctgatttggacaaaacctatttgatcagaatataaactcataaacctttcttttgatagcttattttaagaattcggagtaagtttgactggccaaacttctgtttcaaatgagcctacagattctacaaaatagtaattttattttttaacctttggttactaaatcaatggtaactccttgttggagaccttgattcgtacgaaacttatttcatcagaaactatattgaaatatctttctaatgatatattttctgagtaaaattggagtacgattgatagtttgaatcatttattcaatgtgcctcttgaattctgctagaaatcgagctttggtcgatttcgcatattctggtttcattcctttggaaattgatttcatctaaccttcttatttgacttgagctatatgtgattgcttgaaatccttgtacactcttgcttttatttcttttcaaatctgaatacatttgtgaaggattatgtttgcatcgtattgactcataaaagcacatgtacatttcgttgttctgcatgtgtttccgttatgtcccaatttattgttcacaatacccttttgtactatgatgtttatatatatatatttaatcaaatttaaaaaataaggagaaaaaaatagaaagaggAGGATAAGGTTCACAGCCAACTTGGAAGGCAAAGAAGGCTTCGAATTCTATTCCCACTCCTCGAGGTGGATTCCTTACCTCTGGATTCTCCAACCGTCCGATCACATCAGAATGCGAACGTTGGACGGCAGATGATGGGTGAGACTCCCCCGGGCACACAGGTTCCAAGATCCAACGCTCGCTCTTTCTGCTTTAGGATTCGTGTGGGGAACGGTTTCTTTTAGCACTTCGCCCCCCAGTGAAAGAAGTATTGCAACGCTGGTCCATCACGCCACGCCTGATTAATC contains the following coding sequences:
- the LOC135641694 gene encoding transcription factor VOZ1-like isoform X1 → MGKGSKSVSHQLFKDKARNRVDDLQEMFTDLQSALKESRAADVAVLEEQVHQMLREWRAELNQASPATSLQANTPDTSDLFSETLRLLQLSEEEDDATSKLADLAFRNTPKPEQVEFQQADVGATQGREAATFYQEYHMNQEVAEQEFLYADHYESNHPNGAHDAAVTCLEGPYHFDYQQYNMHQELSHDLYINPTEQNTQDVFPHISDVLPAICPPPSAFLRPKCALWDCPRPAQGSEWCQDYCSSFHATLAINEGPPGMTPVLRPGGINLKDGPLFAALSAKVQGKNVGIPVCEGAATSKSPWNAPDLFDLCVLEGESLREWLFFDKPRRAFESGNRKQRSLPDYNGRGWHESRKQVMKEYGGLKRSYYMDPQPLTHYEWHLYEYEINDCEVFALYRLEFKLVDSKKSAKAKLTSNSLVDLQQQMGRLKADNSVDYTKNTKSRTKANQKDIAGSFYTASGVADQKENSLACFQPDGFSR
- the LOC135641694 gene encoding transcription factor VOZ1-like isoform X2, which translates into the protein MGKGSKSVSHQLFKDKARNRVDDLQEMFTDLQSALKESRAADVAVLEEQVHQMLREWRAELNQASPATSLQANTPDTSDLFSETLRLLQLSEEEDDATSKLADLAFRNTPKPEQVEFQQADVGATQGREAATFYQEYHMNQEVAEQEFLYADHYESNHPNGAHDAAVTCLEGPYHFDYQQYNMHQELSHDLYINPTEQNTQDVFPHISDVLPAICPPPSAFLRPKCALWDCPRPAQGSEWCQDYCSSFHATLAINEGPPGMTPVLRPGGINLKDGPLFAALSAKVQGKNVGIPVCEGAATSKSPWNAPDLFDLCVLEGESLREWLFFDKPRRAFESGNRKQRSLPDYNGRGWHESRKQQQMGRLKADNSVDYTKNTKSRTKANQKDIAGSFYTASGVADQKENSLACFQPDGFSR